The Henckelia pumila isolate YLH828 chromosome 2, ASM3356847v2, whole genome shotgun sequence genome includes a window with the following:
- the LOC140878555 gene encoding uncharacterized protein, whose product MNVPPLVFVFVSRTPKKPYNKECDQFFDMTLFLPFSGSLPVFGAGTLDGFVSSEPRQTTLNSAYKKELLVDVKRRVGRFIYSAALSFNVVNDPYWLPMVEGISEYGKGFKPPSMHELRTWILKAEVDDINIIYEEHEKVWKTYGCSIMSDGWTDGWEKIIETRKRIWWTPCAAHCIDLMLEDIAKLKIFTDTINHAKKVVKFIYGHGTILSLMRKYTSKEILRLAVTRFATSFLTLQNMYMVKRPLEQMSASKDWPIWNKIDARWTPQLHHPLHAAGYYLNPQLRYEERFSNCNEVRDGLYACMDKMLTFDARLKADIQLDIYNKAAGEFGSTMAIKTRMLRTPGKIL is encoded by the exons ATGAATGTTCCTCCCCTTGTGTTTGTGTTCGTTTCTCGCACGCCAAAGAAACCATATAATAAGGAATGTGATCAGTTTTTTGATATGACCCTTTTTCTTCCATTCTCTGGTAGTCTTCCAGTTTTTGGGGCAG GTACTCTTGATGGCTTTGTTAGTTCGGAACCTAGACAAACAACCCTCAATTCAGCCTACAAAAAAGAATTGCTTGTTGATGTGAAGCGCAGAGTTGGTCGATTTATTTACTCCGCTGCACTTTCTTTTAATGTTGTGAATGATCCTTATTGGTTGCCTATGGTTGAGGGGATTTCCGAATATGGAAAAGGGTTCAAGCCTCCCTCGATGCATGAATTAAGAACTTGGATACTTAAGGCCGAGGTTgatgatataaatattatttatgagGAGCATGAAAAGGTATGGAAAACATATGGATGCAGTATTATGTCCGATGGTTGGACGGATG GCTGGGAAAAAATTATAGAGACTAGAAAGAGGATATGGTGGACACCTTGTGCTGCGCATTGCATTGATCTAATGCTCGAGGATATTGCAAAGTTAAAGATTTTTACGGATACAATTAATCATGCTAAGAAGGTTGTAAAGTTCATTTATGGTCATGGAACTATACTTTCTTTGATGAGAAAGTATACGAGTAAAGAAATTCTCCGTCTAGCTGTTACTCGCTTTGCTACGTCGTTTCTCACTCTTCAAAATATGTATATGGTGAAAAGACCACTTGAACAAATGTCTGCTTCTAAAGATTGG CCAATTTGGAATAAAATAGATGCACGATGGACTCCACAACTTCATCATCCTCTACATGCGGCTGGGTATTATTTGAACCCTCAATTGCGTTATGAAGAAAGGTTCTCTAATTGTAATGAAGTTAGAGATGGATTGTATGCTTGCATGGATAAGATGTTGACGTTCGATGCTCGTCTTAAAGCGGACATCCAATTGGATATCTATAACAAAGCAGCAGGAGAATTCGGAAGTACAATGGCAATAAAAACAAGAATGTTGCGGACTCCGGGTAAAAtcctttaa